The nucleotide window tattttaaaaaatatatttattagtcCTTATAATTTAGCTCCATTAACTTTTTTTTCCCTTTACACCAATAACCTTCTCTccacattttcttttttttttttaattaaaaattgataTAAGCTATATccgtaaaaaaaaaatcaattttatagATTTTCAAACAATTAAGATATTAAAATAGAAgaattatttttcaatagagaaaacataaaaatgatcccaagaaaattgattgaagatatttaaacaatttttttaagaatataaatttatatttagtcATCATatgacaaaattttcatttttatttgagaatgtattttttaaaatattatatttttaaaatataaagactaattaattaattttattaaaataaataaattaaataatattatttttcaaaatatataaattatttcacaaaaataaaaagattaaataataatttgatagatattaataataaaaaatttaatgaaagaaaaattaaataatttaataaaaataaaattaaaatttaatgacaaaataatatatctttttaaaatataaaaattaaataattaatttcattaaaatataaacactatatatatatatatatatatatatatatatatatatatatatatatatatatatatatattttttttttttttccttataaaCTCTCACTCCCGAACATTACCCACCACAGCTGACATATCTGGCCTGTCTACTGGTAATTGTTGAACACAAAATTAGACACACATGTATACACAGTAACAGTAGCACTATGGATGTTAAAGGATTAGatttttataagtatttaaaTCCTAATAGAATGAATTTAGATATTATATAATTAGGTTCGAGATAAGttttgatttaaaaaataatacttatAGCGAATTTAGATTGGATTCGAATTTTATATATTGAGTATTCATTATCTgaactcatttatataaatacttaattaaatataaaatatatatttttataataatatttataaatttttaataatataaattattaattaaaatattttttatttaaaatattaattaaaaatataaaattaaacgaatttaaattttttttaaataataataattagattaattgaaaataaatttttaataagtttgaaataaatttaatttttgataatattaattaaatttaaatttatataaattaattttcgcAGTATCACACGGTTGTCATCCCTAAGCAGTTCCGGAAGTGCAGAATGAGAGTATCTCTAAGGGATCCAAATGGCAAAATCCGCAGTTTCTCTCTCCATTAATTATTTCTGGCATTAAAATGTCAAAACTAAAAACGTAATATTTTAGTAAAAGAGACCGTCGTACCATTGCCAAatctaaaagaaaaatttttctgGAGTCAatatattgaaaataaaaaattttaattaatttttaagtattaaaaatttgatatttaaaaatttagtaaaataaaatttagttaatttaaataatatttttatgagAAAATACGAGAATGAATATCATATAAAGCaagtcatataaataaataatttattttaaaatttatcaaaaaaaggatttaataattaaatttatgagagATCAATTTAAAAATacacatatatttatataaacattttaataaaaaaaatgagtTAATAGACCTGTCATTTACTAAGTGAATTTGCCACTAATTAGCAACATACTTAGGTGGCATGTAAGCATTGCAAGAAATTGTTACAAAATTTGTTACAATATAAATCACATATAATTATTGTATATTATAAAGTAAAAGATAAATTTTATAAGACCATGATTAAGTTATATTGTATGAAAGTAAATGTTatgtatttaaaatataatatactcACAAAATAAGTAtggtaaaaatataaatattaaaataaatatttaataataaaataaaaaataatattatgaaTGATCATATTCACTAATAAATATATGTAACACATAATGAAGATAAAAATGAAAGATAGCTGCTTAAGATGATTTTATCATCAAATATCTTAATACTTAAttgtaataatttaattttatgtaaCTTTAGCTCCCTCAAAACTTTATTGGCTCCGTTGTTGACTTAGGGATAAGTTTTCAGAAATCACAACGGAGAGATTATGGCAGCCGCGTCAAAGTGGTCCACCCCAAATTTATTTGGTCCACTTCATGAGTCTTACGGCCTTCATCTTGCTTGCGATCGTCGCTTTGCTGGTCTGATTATTGAGAGTAACTGCTTGTCAGTTGTCAATGTCATCAACAAAAGATCCTACGATATTTCTCATTTGGGCGCTGTCATCCAGGACATTGGCCCTACACTTAGCCACCTCTTTTCAatcagttgaattttcttttattcCCAGTAAAGCCAACAACTTGGCTCATGTTTTTGCTAAATTTGCTTCCTCTAATTCTGTTGATGGTACTAAAGTTGACAATGAATTCAGTATTTTCAGTTTCTCTCTTCGATTTTAATAGGGTAGATTTAgatagtgaattattaaatttgagttgagtttgaatttaataattatatatgaaatatttattatttaaatttattaataaaaattattaattaaatataaaaatattttttttgtttatttataaatttgaaatattatattttaaaaatagaatttaaatatttataatataattaaatttaaaataatttattaataaaaaatatattttaaataaattatcaatcatacatatataattaaatgGATTTAGGTTGTGTACATATAGTAGTATATGGGTTTGGGATGGgtatatttaaaaaatagtgAATTTTGATCCGATTTAGAATGAATTaatgtaataataatattaaataggtTTGAGTTGGAATATCTTAAATTTTGTGATACCATATTcattgttattaaaataaaaactcattttaaataatatatcgtGGTGTCCCattcaaagaaaaattttatctaattttataaaactataataaattttaattaaaagctTATATTTCAAGTTAGTCATTTTATTAATACTAACTCATTAAAAATATAGATTCCATTGGGAGCAAACCTGATAGTTGGTGGCGCTGGTATGAGGAGAATCGGTGGAAGTTGGCCCATAAAGCACAAATGGGACATCGAAAAACACCTTCTTGTTTTTTGCTTCTGTGTTTATCATTTTCTACAACGATTGGAAGAGCTTATGTTTGGGCCTTATTTGAACTGCTAGGAAGCCCTTGGATGAGTATGGGAAGAAGGGCTCTTTCCAGTTGGTTTGATGGTTCACATTGCATGGTTACTGGTAGGAGTATGTAGTTTCGATTCAGTTTAAGATTTGTCTAGAAATTTAAATTGAGTTGAAATTTCAGTACGATTCTGATtcagttttttattattttaattttagttcaatatatttcttgattttttaatttcgaTTCGATTTGGTGTGGATCTGGTTCAGTTCtcgattcttaaaataattttacgtaattattttcttaaaaagccATATTcaattagcatttaagttttgaattcgattattaatatataatatatcatataatatatcttttaactatttttaaattatataatctttaattataaggtacatatataatctaatattaaatatattttataatataaaaatattatataatatatattttaattatttattaaatataaaatatttaactatatgatataaatataattacctaatatatattataaagtaatttaatatatttataataaattattaaaaaaatataaagaaataaaatataatatttaaattatatttaatttatatatatttatttaaaaaatatataataaaatatatatatatatatatatatatatatatatatatatatatatatatatatatatatatatatataaatttagttCCCAATTTAACTTCAATTTGAAATAATTTTGATacgatttcaatttaatttataataaaaaattaaaaataaattaaaataatttcaattcaatataattttttaatttgattctgTCCATTGCCCTAGTTCCCAGTTTTAACTTGAGGAAACTCGCTAGTGCTAATATGAGCAGTTGACCTGAGGACGAAAGGCAAATCGGTGTTCGAAGTGGCGCCACGGAGGTTGAATCTTTGGAATGCCGGGCAGGGTCTGGTCGGGTTGGATACCCATTGTGCCCTGGGTCTTCTTTGTGTGCTTGGCGTTTTGGGTTATTCGGCCCATGTTAGTTAAGACTCATGTATTTATTAAGGTAAAATTTGTTTAGATTGGTGGTGGGTTTAAGTCCCTAAGCTGTAACTCAGGGGTCCTCGATGAACCTTTTCAATATAGAGGGCTATAGGCCTTTCTTATGCAATGAACTTACCGTTTGACAAAAAAATAAGCTGTgcagagttaaaaaaaaaaaaaaaaaaaatatatatatatatatatatatatatatatatatatatatatatataatttgttaaTTTATTATATCCCAATTTTCATGATCTTTCTTTGGAAAATTCTTTTCCGATTGCATAACTTTCTTGATAAAAATATGTAATCTTTATcacttattattttaaaaaaattaatttcaattaatgtcTCCCCTTAATTATATACATAAGCATTTCACCTTTGTCAATTGATTAGTGAAAAGATTATGTGCCCTATTTGGCATTAAGTTTAGCGAAATTAAATTACTTTTCGgaataaaagtatcattttaaatattattaaaaaaataattttaaaaaaatattattctaatatttttataattaaatttattaaatttaattttaaattatttttaatacttttcaattaatatatttttaaaaaataatattctcaataataatttcaacAATAATATTAGACAAGTTCTATAtaattttgtttgtaaattataatattactCTTTACGATTCCCCTACCAAGCATCACAAATTCTCAAGGCCCAAGTCATGGTAAGCCCAAAGCAAATCCAATGACCCAATAAACTTGCCCAAAACTAAGATTTGGATACAAAAATAAAGGGAAATTTGGACCCACGTTCCAGTACATTAATAAAATTGCTAAAATGTATGATCCCTTTGGTATTCGAGTTTGAGAtccaaatctttttttttttttaaattatcatattaaatgtcataaaaaataattaacaataaaattaatttattatttaatatttcaacTGAGCCGAGTATTTATGGGTATTTGATCTGATTGAATTTTAATAAGACGGACTAGAATAGTATATAATCTTATTTAAAACTagtttgaatttaaaaaataatatctatcatgaGTCTGAATTGAGTTCAAATTTTACATATTGAGTACCCGTtatctaaattttttatataaataattaattaaatatataatatatatttttttatgttatattatattttaaataaataaatttaactaCTTTATAGagttcttaaatttttaaaatataaattattaataaaaaatattttttagtagaaattattaattaaaatatataaaaataaatgagtTCGGATATTTTTGGATAATAGTAATAGCTTTGGGATGCTTTCGGATAGTTaaagaataaaattttaataggGTTTAGGATAGATTGgggtattaataataataatcggGTTTAGGTTTACATACTTACCCCTTGCTATCTTAGTTTTAATggctaaaatttattaaatttaattttaaattatttttaaatattctctaattattatatttaaaatatatatatttttctgaACATTAGCTTCAAAGAATTTTGCCAAACAAACCTTTAATACATCTGACCAATAAAAATTATGTAGGATCCACAATAGTTTCACATATTACATAGGTTAAGTAATTTTTCACGATAATTTATAAAGTGCATATGTTGTTCATTACCTACCATCTAGACTGGTTATAGTTAAATCATTTTCTGTATGGGATTCTTCCACAGGTGTTCCATTCATATTCTCATGGGAGGTGTTTTGACTGGTGAAGAAACCAGGCTGTTTGGGCTGTGGCAGAATAGCTGCCTCATTAGCAAACATGAAAACTACAGAAGACATTGCTGGCCTGTCTTCTGGGAAGTTTTGAACACAGAGTAAACCCACTTGAATGCATCTCTGCACTTGCCATGTAACACATGAATCCCTCAAACATTCGTCCATTAGTTCCAAGGCCTTGCCTTCATTCCACAGCACCCATGCCTGAAACATTAGCATGCGCAATTAATTTCTTTGCCAACTCAATTTGAGACCACCAGTCAAGTCGAAAAAACATTGTACGAGAGACTAGAAAGAAGAAATTGCATTATCTGTTTTTCTACTTACATGTCCTAGAAGATTGTGGTGGTGATCTGTGTGATGGAATCCCTTATTCTTTTTGCCACTTACTATCTCTAACATCAGCACACCTAAGCTGAAAACATCTGATTTCACTGAGATTGTCCCTTCAAATGCATATTCAGGAGACATGTAGCCACTGCAAGAAAGTGCTGCAATGTAATGTGTTCTGTCAAACAATAAGCAAGAGTAATTAAAGATAAAAGAATTTACTATGTTCCAACAACTCCCTGTGTTGTTGCCTTTTTGTTGTCACCTCCCAATATTCTTGCCAAGCCAAAGTCTGAAATTTTAGGATTCAAGTCGCTGTTTAGTAAAATATTGCTTGTTTTGAGATCCCGATGAATGATTTTAAGCTTAGAGTCTTGGTGGAGGTAAAGAAGTCCTCTAGCAATCCCTAAAACAACGTCAAAGCGCTTCTCCCATCTCAGTAATGCCCTTCTTTGATGATCTGCACTTCATTTCCATCACTTATAAAACTCAAAGAAAAATCTGTCTAAATGACATGAAAGTGAATCAAAGAATCAAGTATAGCTATTAGCTTGTGTATACCAAAGATAAAATAGTCTAAGCTTTTGTTGGACATGTACTCATAGATTAACATCTTTTCTTCTCCCTGAACACAACATCCTAAAATCTCCACAAGATTCCTGTGCCGAAGTTTAGCTAGTAAATCTATTTCATTCATGAACTGTTCTCTGCCTTGTCCTGAATTCTTTGACAGCCTCTTCACTGCTACTTCTTCTCCTGTTGAAAGATTTCCCTGCATGTAGTCACAAGAAATTTTATGTTCTGCTTTAGCAAGAATACATAGAGATAACCTGTGGGTGTTATACCTTGTAAACAGGACCAAAGCCACCCTCACCAATAAGATTTGCTAGAGAGAAATTGTCAGTAGCAGCAGCAATTGTAGCCAAATCGAATAAAGGTATTTCTAATGTCCTCGTTTGTGCTTTCCTGGACTGTGCATATATAGATCAAATCATATATGCATATACATTTTGCTTTAGACTAATTAAGTAAATTGAACTGGAACGAGTGAATATGGATATGCCTCTCCTTACCTCCTCTATTTGCACTCTTCTtccaaattatgcaaaataacacCAAGCTCAACAAAAACAGTCCCACTGTGGTCGAAACCACTATAACGATCTTTGGTCTTGATCCTAAAACAATAAACACGAGGACATTTTTCTTCTTCAGATTTTCCTGGCAAAAGATCCTAAAAATTTCATAAATATAATCTTGAAATAAATGAGGTGATGCCATATAATATACTGATACCTGTATTTGAAGGCGGCATTCGGATATAGATAGCTTCTCCGCTGTATACTTCAGCAACCAATCTGATATCGACCAGATCATCGAACCACATCAAGCAGCCACTGCTCTTACTTGCATTTGAATTAGCATAAGCAGTACAAGAGCAGTTCTTAGAGCACTCTGCCTTACATTCGTGAAGGCTTAAACTCTCATTCAATGAGTACTCCAACAAGTCAGGTACCCTGACTCCTGCAAGCATAAGAAACTCTCCACTTTGGCAATCTATTGGCGCACTCCTGGCACACCCACTAGTCCAATTAAGGGACCCCCACTCTTTCTGCGATTTAGGAACGAAACCTGTCAAGCAATTGCAAATAGGTGACTTGCTGACACTGCAAATAGCATTACCACCACACCGCCCATAGATGTCACATGTATCATATGGCATCGAGTATAAAACTTTCCATTCTGCAGTGTTGTTATTCCATATCAGAAGTTCCAGTGAACCAGATTGATTCAGTTTTAACAGCATAACAATATTATCACTGACAGGCCTATACATGTAATACATTTCATCCGGATTAAACACCATGATTGGGTTAAAAACCATGTTGGCCACATTAGGAGTGGCACCAACATAAATTCCATTCAATGGTCCTGTCCGAGACCATTTCATGGAACCTTTATAAATAACCAATTGAGGCAACCCAAGAATGTCAAGATTGTAAGTAAAGTTTCCTGGGGATGGATCATCAGTACTTTTCCATGATGTCAGGTATAGCTGTTGACCAGTCGTTAAGTTCCAACCCAGCTTCATGCCTGCTAACATTGTATCTGAAGGGTAATCAAAGCTCTGCCACAAATAGCTTCCTGAATTTACACTGATATTGTTCCTGAGGACAAGGTTACCAATATCTAAGAGCTGTGCCACTGGATCTTCTGCTACACCAGATATATTTGACGACCAGATAATACTCTGAATTTGGTTGAGGAGAACAAGATTTCCATCTTTGCTGATGGATAGAACTCCAGTGGAATCAATGATTGGATTGTTTCTATTTGCAACCCACACAACTGACTCAGGGCTCCTTTTGAACCATATTCCAAGATATCTGTTCTGGGATTTTCCAGGAGAGAAGAAACCTAGCTCAAAGCTTTGGAATGAAGAAACTATCGTCTGGCCATCGCTGATGGATTGTGTTGGAGTTATGGTATCGCAAGCAAAtgaaaagacaaaagaaaagcaAAAGACCAAGAAGAAAGAAAGGTGCCACTCCATTGATCTAATTATGAGAAATTGGATTTGGCTGGCTAGAGATCATATAGTATTTCTTTTATTAGTCTACATAGGCTCTATTTGGAAAGAAATTGCGAAGTAGAATTTTGCAGCAGTCAACATTCATAGATGAATAACCTGATGAATACTGAGAACATCAGAGTTAATTTATTACCTTTCTATATCCATCCAAAATTACGGATTTATATATTTGAGCACCAATCCATCAATCAGAGATTTCCACAATCCATGAATCTGTGAGTACCTGCAAGACTTAGATACTTCCCAGATATTGATTTATAAGCAAGATGCCCATCTGCCTGCATATGGTTCAAGAAATTAACAATATGAAGATTGATATCACTGATAGCGTGGATGGATTCATTAGACTTGTTTAGAATTGcacacatatattttttttttccatctgATGTCCTGAATAAGACATTTGCCCTTATATTTGTAATCCCAGACATGAGGATGACTTCAATCTTGCAACCCCGGGTCTGTTACGTTTTGGGCAGGGTTTTCTATTCAATCTATAAGCCCCATCAGTTGTTTCCATTTTTTGAATGGTTGGGATTATAAGTTTGAACTTCTTGTGAAAATCAGACCCACACAAAATACCAGCCAACAAGTCCATTAATTCAATGAAATTATAAActtctaattatttttctccctcAAAAATTCACTCCCAAATTCCTCGCAAATTAAAGAACACGGCACACACGAAACAATCATGGCATTCTACTCTCATCAACGTGCTTGTGCCTTCACAATGCACACACGTTTCCACTTACCGCATAAAT belongs to Hevea brasiliensis isolate MT/VB/25A 57/8 chromosome 4, ASM3005281v1, whole genome shotgun sequence and includes:
- the LOC110641367 gene encoding G-type lectin S-receptor-like serine/threonine-protein kinase At4g27290; the protein is MEWHLSFFLVFCFSFVFSFACDTITPTQSISDGQTIVSSFQSFELGFFSPGKSQNRYLGIWFKRSPESVVWVANRNNPIIDSTGVLSISKDGNLVLLNQIQSIIWSSNISGVAEDPVAQLLDIGNLVLRNNISVNSGSYLWQSFDYPSDTMLAGMKLGWNLTTGQQLYLTSWKSTDDPSPGNFTYNLDILGLPQLVIYKGSMKWSRTGPLNGIYVGATPNVANMVFNPIMVFNPDEMYYMYRPVSDNIVMLLKLNQSGSLELLIWNNNTAEWKVLYSMPYDTCDIYGRCGGNAICSVSKSPICNCLTGFVPKSQKEWGSLNWTSGCARSAPIDCQSGEFLMLAGVRVPDLLEYSLNESLSLHECKAECSKNCSCTAYANSNASKSSGCLMWFDDLVDIRLVAEVYSGEAIYIRMPPSNTGKSEEEKCPRVYCFRIKTKDRYSGFDHSGTVFVELGVILHNLEEECKSRKAQTRTLEIPLFDLATIAAATDNFSLANLIGEGGFGPVYKGNLSTGEEVAVKRLSKNSGQGREQFMNEIDLLAKLRHRNLVEILGCCVQGEEKMLIYEYMSNKSLDYFIFDHQRRALLRWEKRFDVVLGIARGLLYLHQDSKLKIIHRDLKTSNILLNSDLNPKISDFGLARILGGDNKKATTQGVVGTYGYMSPEYAFEGTISVKSDVFSLGVLMLEIVSGKKNKGFHHTDHHHNLLGHAWVLWNEGKALELMDECLRDSCVTWQVQRCIQVGLLCVQNFPEDRPAMSSVVFMFANEAAILPQPKQPGFFTSQNTSHENMNGTPVEESHTENDLTITSLDGR